The Athalia rosae chromosome 4, iyAthRosa1.1, whole genome shotgun sequence DNA segment CAGATCCTGAACTCCCCGACTGTACCCGATCacttatgaaaaatttgtattccTTTCCTGATACTGAATTGAAtgaatctttcttttttacttcgtaCACGTCCAATAGTGAGTTTTTTTCTGCTAGAAACGATCCAAGCAGTGAATatctcaataaaaaaaattgcgatagaAAAACCGATGCAACAAACGTATAGTTTGCATAtatgtgaaaatttatgaGAGGTTCGTctgttgaaagttttttcaacAGTTCTGTGCTTCGATATCGTATGCGCGTTCATTTCATGAAGATCCCAATAGTTGAGAATTCCGCTCTCTGTTAATTGACTTATTATACGATCCGTTGGTTCACGGAGAAACGATGATTTTCCAAAAACCATAACCACGTGATAATTGAGCACACAGTTATTCAGACCGTCGAAAGTAATGATCTCTTTAGCTTTGATTGATCTTCGTTTTTGATAATCCATCGACGAACGTCGACCTATGAAAACGAAGTTACGCGTGTACTTCAGTTTTCCCCAAGATACGCTATCGTCGTTATCGATAACGAATCTATCCAAAAGCTTTACGTTCACTGcgctgtcgtttttttgatccaGCAATATATTGTAGTCGTAAAGAGAACCTCCGACCATAAAGTTTCCCGTAATTATATCATCTGCGTTTGATATTCTAGGGACACCAACGTAAGTTGCCATGATTGAAGCCAATGACGACTTGTAAGCGGTCGTCAAAACTGTAGCGTAGAAAAGACTCATCATCAACATCAATCTACCTCCTCTTGATTTCGGGACGTGAACCATGGGGTTTCCCAGGTGAAACGATATTACGTCAATAATTATTGCGATTAATCCAACTTTTGGAGAACGTCCTGcaaaaaacagaggaaaattttaaatcagcATTCATGATACATGATCACGCGTTATTACTTTGGATGACGATTGATTATACCATCTTTTTGCGACTCCGTGAAACGTCGATTACTGTATCCGAGGAGGCAAATAACGACGAATAGGATGAAAACGCAGACCCATACTTGCCAAGAAAATTCTATCGATATCATATCGTTTGGCCAAGTAATTAGCTTCGGGACGATCCAAGTAACGCATTCCTCGTCGTAAGGAATTGAGACAGCAAGCTCTTTGCGAAGGCTATTAGTCGGACGTAATCTACCGATTCCGATTTCAACGGTACCGGAAATCACATCGTTCACTATAGAcatttttcgtgaaaatttcatacggTCGACAACCGACGGATATTTCAAATCCAATTTGAAGTTGAGTTTTCGGGCAATGGCCAACAACAGCTCACCCTCTCGTCCACCGGCTATCGTGAGCGAACCGTTCTCGTCTTCGTTTATCATCATTTTCGGTAGGAAAGTCAACGAGCTCACCGTAACCGGACATGAATTAAAATCGTGCAATCGGAATGCCCAGGATGCGATTTTGTCCAGACGAACGCCGGGGCGCCAAACGTCGGTCAATTGGATTTCCAACGTACAATTGGGCCCGATTATTTCGCTGTAAAGTTCCACCGATTTGTTGGTGAGGTGAGCGTATTCCGCGTAAGCGACATTCTTTTGCAAGGACCACTCGAAAAGTTGTCGTATTTCTTCGGTGGATATTATTCCCTCGGACACGAAAAGAACGCGACAATTTTTGCATCGGTTAATGACGTTCGAGTTCTGTTCGAACGCCGTTTTCGTTAAATCGTCGAGAAATATAATCACGAAACTTCCGGGACTAAAACGTCGCGTGTAACCACATTCGCTTGTATTTTCACACACGATGTAAGGGTAGCTGTCGAGTAACGTTTGCGCTCCTCTCAACTCCTCCGAGGTAGCACCTACGATGGTTACATGCCGAGGTCTTTCGACTCTCAAATAAGCTCTGCTGAAatcgttcaaaaaattacccaaAATCTTGAATTCCATTTCGTCGTATAACGACAcgcgattattcaaaaataactTCGAACTTGACGAACTTGCTGGTTCTCCGAAGTAAATATACAAAGTCATTATTATCAGGGTAAAATTGTTCATCGttgaagttttatttttcaaattcgattttgatcaattttttatacccAGTCGAATAGGGAACACGGTTGCAATGAAAATCGAGAGCATAAGATTTCGCGCACGTGTTCACATGTAACGCAACTGTCAACTCTGCCTGTTCGAAAGCTTCttcaaataaattcatttttattcaaccatgaaaatatttcgttgcATTTCTGCGACGATAAGCGATTTCAAAAGCAATCATACTTAATGTGATTTATCTAAACATATTTAgatttattgatattattgtaCATCGTACGAGGTACAATATCATATATCCACAAATTGATGGGATCGCTCGGGGTGCAAATGTAGggtcaaaacaaaaaaactctagtctaatttatttctatatagatcatttttatttatcagacCGTATATGTTACACATATGTATCGCAATTTCGCGACTTCGGACGTTAAATGTCATCGTTAGGTCGTATTTTTGATTGCACTTTAGCGCAAAGAAGTTCCAGAACAAAAGCGACGAGGGATAATGTAATGCAAATGAAATACAGTACgaatatatttcgaaatttatgaGCGGCGCGATGGTTTACGTAATCTAGATAACTTTTACGGGCCAACGCTACGTCGGCGTCTATTTCGTCGTTGATATCCCAGTGTTTCAGAATACCAGATTCCGTCAGTCGTTGGATGAGGCGATCTATAGGCTTTCTgaggatcgattttttctgataatttATCACCGTGTGATAAGTCAACACGCAAGTATCGAACACGTCGAACGTAACGGACTCGTGAGCTTTCACGATCTTCTGTCTTTGATAACTTAGCCAAGAACGACGCGCCAAAAAGGCGTAATTGTTGTCGGACAAAAAGTTATTCCACGTCTTCATGTCGTTGTTGTTGATCGTGAATCGTTCGAGTAATTTACTGGTGATTTCGCTCTCGTTAGCTTGATCCTTGAGGATATTCCAGTCGTAGAGCGATCCGATGACGCTCAGATTCGACTTTATTATACCCTCGGCGTCGACGATGGTAGCGGTGTCGATTTCCGTCGCCAGTATCGAAGCCAACGACGTTTTGTACGCGGTCGTTATCACCATCGCGTAGTACAAGCTCGCTATCAAAAAAGATCTCCCTCCCGGCGAAGAAGTTACCGATATCACCGGATTGCCCAGGTGGAGTGCGAACACCTCGAATACGATGGGTATCAATCCGAGGTTCTTTCGATTGCctggaaaaagaatttcatggAAAATAGAAGGGATATCGATTTGTCGTATAACGTGGCGAGGAGGTTCAAAAATTCACCAGCTTTTAGAGAGGTGAAGTAACGGTGAAGATATCCCGCGACGCAAGCAACCCCGAATATCAGGGTGATCATGGCCCATACCATTccggaaaattcaacgaatataACGTCGTTCGCACGGTTTACGAAACGCGGCACTCCCCAGGTGAGACAATCGTTGTCGTAAGCTACCGACATCGATACGCGATCGCGAAAATGATCGCTCGGACGCAATCTGCCGATTCCAATTTCCGCGACACCCGAAGCAACGTCCTTCATTATAGCCGCTCTCTGAGAATACCTCAGACGGTCCGTCATCGTCGGATATTTTAACGTCAAACTGAAGTTGAATTTCTCCGCCGCCTCCAGCATCAGTTTACCCTCACGTCCTCCGACGATTTTCACCGTTCCGTTCTTGTACTCTTCGATCATCATTTTCGGAGTGAAATTCAACGAGCTCACCGTCACCGGACACCCGTTCAGATCGTGAAATTTGTACGCCCATTGATTTATTCTGTCCAAATCGGTACCCGGTCTCCAAATTTCCACCAAACGGGCCTCCATGGTGCAGTTTATCCCCAAAAATTCACTGTACAGACCGATACCGTCCGCGTTTAGGTAGGCCAATTCGCTGTAGGGTACGTTTTGCTTCGTGGCGAGTGCGAACATCAAACGGACACcgttattttgaattttaccatCGCATAAAAATAGGAGCTTGCACTTTTCGCAGCGAGATATTATTCGTGAGTTTTTCATGAACGTTTCTTCGGTGAGATCATCCAGAAATATAATGACGAAATTTCCATCGCTGAAGATTTTTGAATAACCGCAGTCTCTGGTCTCCGTGCAGATGATGTGGGGGTAACTTTTCAGGAACGGTTTCAGAGCTTTTTGAATATTCTCGTGTTTCGGAACACCGGTTATCGTGATCTGTCGCggttcgtatttttttaaataagctTCGTTGAAatcggcgaaaaattttccgaccatATCCCATTTGTTACCCTCGTCTTTCCTCAACGTGTGATTATGCAAATATGATATTCTCGGCGAACTTGTCACTCTGTCAGAAATCATCGAGACGAATAAGCACAGTGCTTTCAATAATTTTGCATTCATGGCGCCGTCGCTACAGTTTTATTTCACCCAACGAACGAAGTCTCTCTTGTTctgtttaaaaaaatgaataaattattcctcCAACACCCGCGAACGCAACCGCACCGAACAAACTTTAACGAAGGGCTTCGACATTCGACAAACAACCATGACATTGTGTCGTCGGAACAAGTTGGCAAAGGTCAATTTTAATATACGCGTGAGTAATATGTGACTTTTACAACTTTAGTTATCTTCACACTGCATCGCGTTTATAAGCATCGTGTATCTTATTGACCGTTgacatgtattttttttctttcgtttttttcatttttcatttttctttttaatacaAGATCGATATCAACCTTGCTCCGAATCACCCTTCGAGATAATCTTCGTGTAAAATTGTCAgcggaatttttattccgaaaatatttttttttttatcatcgagtACATTGAAAATACGGGTACACAGAATTTATTCAGATTCGGAATTCAATCAGAACTAACGATTCTTCTCTTACCTATAAATTAGTGATTGATAATCGTAACATCATCGTTGCGCGATTGGCTGGTGTTGTCCGCTTTGCGTGCGGAAACTATCCAAGCGGtaaatatctcgatgagaaaaatagcGAATGAAAAACTGATGAGAATAAGGTACATATTGAATATGTAGCGAAATTTGTAAGAAATTTGTTTTCCGAGTTGTTGATCCGAAAGTATGTTCTTCGATATCATGTTCGCGTTGACTACCGCGAGGTCCCAATAAGCGAGAATTCCGGCTTCGGACAGTCgacgtattattttatttatcgggTGTCGGAGGAACGACGATTTTGCGAAAACTATAACCGCGGGATAGTTGAGTACACAACTATCCAGAGCGTTGAAAGAGATCGTTTCACGAGCTCTCATCGATTCCTGAGTCTGATAATTCATCCACGAACGACGACCAACGAAAACGAAATCCCTTGTGTTTTTTAACCTGAGCCACGActcgttgtcgtcgttgatTACTACGAATCCTTTCATCAGATTCGCGATGATTTCCCTGTCGTTCATTTGGTCTTTTAGGATATTGTAGTCGTAGAGCGAACCGCCGACGGTAAAATCTCCTTCGATTATGTCCTCGGGTTTCAGAATCTTGGAAATACCCACGTCGGTCGCTAAAATTGAGGCTAAAGAAGTCTTGTAAGCGGTTGATAAAACCGTCGCGTAAGAAAGACACATCATTAGCATCAGTCTACTTCCTGAAGAGAAGTAAATGTGCGCTACGGGGTTTCCAAGGTGGAATGATAATACGTCGAAAACAATCGCGATGAATCCAACTCGTGAATCACGTTTTCCTaaaagagaaaggagagaaaatttactCGTGGCAATCACCTTGATTAGATTCATGAGTCGCTTGAATTACCATTATTTTTTGACGATGGAACGAAACGATGATGACCATATCCGACGAGGCAAATAACGACGAATAGGATGTAGACGCAGACCCACACTTGCCAAGAAAATTCCACGAGGAGTATATCGTTCGGCCAAGTAATTAATCGTGGAACGACCCAAGTCACGCATTCCTCGTCGTAAGGAATTGAAATCGTTAGATGACTGCTTAGGTTGTTAGTGGGACGCAATCTACCGATCCCGATTTCGGCGGCACCGGAAACTACGTCGTTCTCTATAGAcatttttcgtgaaaatttcatccggtCGACAACCGAGGGGTATTTTAAATCCAATTTGAAGTTCAGTTTGCGGGCAATGGCCGACAACAGCTCACCCTCTCGTCCTCCGGCTATCGTGAGCGAGCCGTTCTCGTCTTcgtttatcatcatttttggtcTGAAAGTCAACGAGCTCACCGTAACCGGACATGAATTGAAATCGTGCAATCGGAATGCCCAGGATGCGATTTTGTCCAGACGAACGCCGGGGCGCCAAACGTCGGTCAATTGGATTTCCAACGTACAATTGGGCCCGATTATTTCGCTGTAAAGTTCCACCGATTCGTTGGTGAGATGAGCGTATTCCGCGTGAGCGacacttttttccaaagaccACTCGAATAGTTGTCGTATATCTTCGGTGGATATTATTCCGTCGGACACGAAAAGAACGCGACATTTTTTGCACCGGGAGATAACTTTCGAGTTCTGTTCGAACGttgcttttttcaaatcgtcgaGAAAAATGATCGCGAAACTTCCGCGGCTGAAATTTTCCGCGTAACCGCATTCGTCGGGCTTTCGACACGCGACGCAAGGGTAGTTTTTCGTTATCGTTCGCACTTCGTGTATACCGTCCGAATTCGCACCCACGATCGTTACGTGACGAGGCTTACGGATGGACAAGTAAGTTTCTTCGAAATATGTGAAAAACTTCTCCAACATATTCAGCGTCATTTCGTTCTCGGATATCACCCGATTACGTAAAATTAGATCTGAACTTATAACCGGCTGATTAAAGCAGAAACACAACGTTATCATCGTCACTGGATAATACATATCTAGATACTCGCGGTGaaatggttttattttttatggttGAACAGCGAACACGTGGTGAATAAAGGAAGGCATAGTATGTAAGAACGTGTTTATTAATCCATACGAACGGATGGTATAGTAGTTATCGAAATGACAAATCTGTTCGTTTACTTTCTGGAATTGAAAGCTTTTTTATagcgttattttcattcacaaTCAGCCTGCGCATAAATGCGAGTCGAAAATCaatgacgtatacgtatgggtaCAATAATTCATCCGAACTTCCAGATTCATTGCcaatatttattacaattcAGAGAATCGAGgaatcgggaaaaaattcacgtagAGAGTGCAAAGAGGTGGGAGGTGATACGAGCTATAAATTTCTCTGatacattcattttttggcgttccttcgttttatcgattttatttttgataccAAAAGTTCGCTCATAAAAACGAAGAGTGACAAAGTAACGCAAACCAGGTACacgatgaatatattttgaaatttgtcCGTAGCTCGATGGTCGATGTAGTCCTGGTCACTTTTACGGGCCAGTACCGCGTCGGCGTCTATCTCATTCGTGAGATCCCAGTGGTTGAGAATACCGGATTCCACCAATCTTTGAATAATACGATCTATCGGTTTTCTCAACAACGATTTCTTCGGAAAACTTATAACCGTGTGATAGGCCAACACGCATCTGTGAAATATATCGAATGTCACCGACTCGTGAGCTCTGACGATTTTCTGTCTCTCGTAGCTCAGCCACGATCGGCGTGCCAAAAATGCGTAATCGCGATGACACTTGAGCCTATGCCACGTCTCGATGTCGTTGTTgttgacgataaattttttaaacaatttagCGTTCAGTTGACTGTCGTTCACCTGATCCTTGAGGATATACCAATCGTAAAGCGATCCCCCGGCGCTCAAATTAGCCATTAAGATTCCCTGGGCGTCGACGATCGCCGACGTACCTTTGTCCGTCGCCAAAATCGACGCCAGGGAAGTTTTGTAAGCGGTCGTTATCACCGTCGCGTAGTACAAGCAAGATATCAATAAATATCTTCCCCCGGGAGAGGAGGTCACCCAGAGCACCGGGTTACCAAGATGGAGGGCGAAGACTTCGCAAAGAATCGGTATTATCCCGAAGTTCCCTTTGTCgtctgaaacgaaaaaaaaattccgtcggttttcgagggttttttttgtccgaatatttttctcgattttgaaCACCTACCGTCTTCCATTGCGGCGAATTTCCGGTGAACGTATCCCGCGAGGCAAATGAAGCCGAATATCAGGGTGAACGAGGCCCAAACAAGTccggaaaattcaacgaacacGATGTCGTTCGACCAGCTCATTATACGCGGTACTCCCCACGTGACGCATTCCTCGTCGTATGGGACCGAGAACAATATAGATTCGCGAAGATACGTACTTTGACGTAGTCTGCCGATTCCGATATCCGCATTCCCGGATGCAACGTCCATCATTATAGCGGCTTTTCGCGAATACTTCATCCGGTCCATCACCGAGGGGTGTTTCAACGATATGCTGAAGTTCAATTGCCGCGCCGCTTCCAGAATCAAATTGCCCTCCCTACCGCCGACTATTTTCGGCAGACTGTCTTCCCGGTCCTCTATCATCATTTTTGGGGTGAAAGTGAGCGAACTGATCACCACCGGACAACCCTTGCGGTCGTAATATCTGTAGGCCcatcggttgattttttccaaaccgATTCCCGGTCTCCAAATGTCCACCAGACGGGCCTCGAGCGTGCAATTCTTTCCCAAAAATTCGCTGTACAGACCGATCCCGTCACCGTCGAGATGGGCCAATTCGATGTAGGGCACGTTCTGCTCCGTGGCAAGGGTGAACATGAGGAGGACGTCGTTGTTCCGAATTATTCCGTCGCATAGAAATAGGACTTTGCATTTTCGGCAGCGCGAAATGATGTTTATATTCTTCATGAATGTTTCTTCCGTTAAATCGTCCAGAAATATAATGACGAAGTTTCCTTGACTGAATATTTTTGGGTACTCGCATTCGTCCGTGTCGGAGCAAATCATGTGAGGATAACTTAGGAGAAATGGTTCAAGGGCTCGTTGAATGTCGTAGTTTTTCGATACACCGGTAATCGTCACCTGACGTGGCTCGTACTTTTCGAAGTAAACTTTtttaaaatccgaaaaaaattcctcgactATCTTCCTATCCGTTTTTCCATACTTTTCCAACGTTCGATTTTGCAGATAAGATATTTTCGTCGAACTTGACAACTGATTGTCGCCGATCATCGTAATAAATAGGTAGAATAATTTCAGTAATTTTAGACGCATGATTGTCGAACTGTATCTACAATCTTCTCGTGCACTAATATCACCCTCCTGTCCGATCAAACGCCGCCGAAGGGCTTCTATTGTAAAACTGTCGTTAGGTCGCCGTAGGTGGTAAAGAAAAGCCCTATACTAATAGGCACGTCATAGACCGCAGATGTGATATATGCGACTTTTACAATTTTGTTATCTTCGAACGGAATCGTACTCGCGAGTTCGCTTCCTACCTTATTGACCCTAaacgtgttattttttttacaaatacaaTTACATACTTCATAAACAATCGATGGTAAATTATGCACCTGTTACAACTTCTATGCAAGCTCCTGTAAAAGAACTTTcgcaaaaaattcttctcttcaAATTACAACGCTGAAATTATTCGGTCTAAATCCGCAGTAAAAGAAAAGGATCCCGACGGGTGCgttttgaatcgaaatttgataatttttcaattccgaaGAATCGCACgaggcgacaaaaaaaaaaaactttccaccttcgttaattttttcgtgtTAATTAGTCGACATACTTTTCAGCATATATGCatgaaattggaaattgaTTACACATCGTATTTCCCTATGATTTCAGATGAGGCTTGAAAAGTGCAAGTAGACGTTGCACGTGCGACACGTGCGGCCGAGGTCGGGTCAGGAGACATACAATATTCATCTTATCATCTCAGATCTAAACGCGAGGGTAAGCAACGTtggcaataataatattttacataggttaggttaggttaagTAGGCATTAAAATACACGAATCTGGTAAATCGTGGAATATCAGTGATGGAAAAGCAGACTACTCGGGAAACGGGTGGTGTTCATTTATTAACgtggtttttgaaaaatttatgaaatgaTTAATCGATGCTCTAAAAATGACAACGGGATCAACCGTGGCAATTACGATAGGCGAATAACGAACTACAGGTGTTTGTTTAActatgaataatgaaaatttattatcagatacggaaatgaaaatagtacACATTACATCCAATTTGACAATcggtatattttcaatattgatTGATTACTAATTATTACGAATTTTGCGATTTATCGACAGCATTGGGGAACAGATAAAATCTCAGGTGGTGCTAGGGTGGAGTTTAAGCTAGAATCCTCTCTCATTTACGAACTggttatttgattttcattttatttttcaactgaaTGTCATAATTTATGCGATTGCGAGCTGCttcttgtcgtttttttgcttGAACCCTCGCGACAAACAGTTCAACAGCGAAAGCCAATAGACAAAAGAATATGCAGATCGAGTAGACGATGAAcagatttcgaaatttatgaGCAGAGTGATCGCCGAGCAAATCTTGATCTTTTTCGCTGGCCGATACCAATTTGGAGCCAAGTTCGTTCTCGAGATCCCAATGAATGAATATTCCGGATTCCGTCAAACGTTGAATGATA contains these protein-coding regions:
- the LOC125500774 gene encoding uncharacterized protein LOC125500774; translated protein: MNAKLLKALCLFVSMISDRVTSSPRISYLHNHTLRKDEGNKWDMVGKFFADFNEAYLKKYEPRQITITGVPKHENIQKALKPFLKSYPHIICTETRDCGYSKIFSDGNFVIIFLDDLTEETFMKNSRIISRCEKCKLLFLCDGKIQNNGVRLMFALATKQNVPYSELAYLNADGIGLYSEFLGINCTMEARLVEIWRPGTDLDRINQWAYKFHDLNGCPVTVSSLNFTPKMMIEEYKNGTVKIVGGREGKLMLEAAEKFNFSLTLKYPTMTDRLRYSQRAAIMKDVASGVAEIGIGRLRPSDHFRDRVSMSVAYDNDCLTWGVPRFVNRANDVIFVEFSGMVWAMITLIFGVACVAGYLHRYFTSLKAGNRKNLGLIPIVFEVFALHLGNPVISVTSSPGGRSFLIASLYYAMVITTAYKTSLASILATEIDTATIVDAEGIIKSNLSVIGSLYDWNILKDQANESEITSKLLERFTINNNDMKTWNNFLSDNNYAFLARRSWLSYQRQKIVKAHESVTFDVFDTCVLTYHTVINYQKKSILRKPIDRLIQRLTESGILKHWDINDEIDADVALARKSYLDYVNHRAAHKFRNIFVLYFICITLSLVAFVLELLCAKVQSKIRPNDDI